A region from the Hippoglossus hippoglossus isolate fHipHip1 chromosome 18, fHipHip1.pri, whole genome shotgun sequence genome encodes:
- the LOC117752116 gene encoding uncharacterized protein LOC117752116 isoform X2: MRVVRSTGAREVAKGVLMAENVRSPFDYREPPTLDSDGDGSKPPPPRGRVCGRKRKGTPVKVCDRAYVTEDEEEESMSEHSYSPGEGQYPEGAEDRLPPPGSPYYLPDPAQLCVPELGEEGASGVRGPVLFHPPPNCRIREVHCGTQVRLVVIAIRDIAKGEEITVDYSLTDWGENAMEDEAGPHPLSLSVSDYLTPSWSLSPSSSPLTHSEPSDSDREEDEEEEDDDDDDDDEEEEIEEIRGRMLRRRKKRKLPATVDSKKKNSPPSSREPGRPCSSFSRPAPVTPPVRSQSQSPASTLAPPTTNINNNININIGSSSGATVSRRQHCPYCGRHYRSLARHLEKHHANQPEVRTAMELAHLHSSSNGSASHPQPSSSSTSATHSHSFAVPQPSGSNPAPPSLFSRERESPATRSSTGAVSFSLSLTPPPSGQPTAAKKGPSLSAPAAKRAAPPMVTRVKSPSPPPPPPTPRRGRRMKKEKQEEQQKVEVESSRSQEELVPPPTPEPDIDPEEELELSAEGEDEPAEEKNGEIISTQRHHMSPLLSSLSCLVLYLRRQQHSSFLSLTRSPHSAEAWRLLCHSSLSLLILYNRHRECEVAKLTIQDYRSRVTPQASTITSPPSGMEALLSPFERQVLSQLPRAGVLGKRGRVQPLILPPHCESCLDLLLQTSPNVGVDPESPYVFSRPYHSPATPLRGTDLLRNLARASGAKNPGALTATRARRQVAILTQLLLLEEGEGQAGATKRLEEFLEREYHVTQNCSAIIRDPSLMGRVGRVVLYGEREGVLFRGMSLQHICLELDVMSGNSADSFSEDSEAEEEKEEVKEKVEVVVKKKGPGRPPRKKRAPIPSPVSPSIANVHKRRCIPPKSGKRGVLKRPWSEAERVAVETHLKRNLMELRVPAKADCERCLELCPLLVSNQRDWRAIKFYVHNRIQLLKKQGRRESAAAVC; this comes from the exons ATGCGCGTTGTGCGATCTACCGGAGCGCGAGAGGTAGCGAAGGGAGTCCTAATGGCGGAGAATGTACGCTCGCCTTTTGACTACCGGGAGCCGCCGACCCTCGACAGCGACGGGGATGGGAGCAAGCCGCCGCCACCGCGGGG ccgCGTGTGTGGGAGAAAAAGGAAGGGGACACCTGTGAAGGTGTGCGACCGAGCGTATGTAacagaagatgaggaggaggagagcatgTCAGAACACAGCTACAGCCCTG GTGAGGGCCAGTACCCAGAGGGGGCAGAGGACCGGCTCCCTCCACCTGGCAGCCCCTACTACCTGCCCGATCCCGCTCAGCTCTG TGTGCCAGAGTTGGGAGAAGAAGGGGCGAGTGGGGTTCGGGGGCCCGTGCTCTTCCATCCGCCACCCAACTGCCGCATCCGAGAGGTCCACTGTGGGACGCAGGTACGGTTGGTCGTCATAGCGATCCGCGACATCGCCAAAGGGGAGGAGATCACAGTGGACTACAGCCTGACCGACTGGGGAGAGAATGCAATG GAGGATGAGGCTGGCCCCCACCCACTGTCCCTCTCTGTTTCCGATTACCTTACCCCCTCCTGGTCATTATCACCCTCATCCTCCCCACTCACCCACTCTGAACCCAGTGACTCAGATCgcgaggaggacgaagaggaggaagatgacgatgatgacgatgacgatgaagaagaggaaatcgAAGAAATACGGGGCCGAATGCTGCGCCGCCGCAAGAAGCGCAAGCTGCCAGCCACTGTCGattcaaagaagaagaactcacccccctcctccagaGAACCTGGGCGCCCGTGCTCTTCCTTTTCCCGCCCAGCACCTGTCACACCCCCAGTCAGATCCCAGTCCCAGTCACCAGCCAGCACCCTCGCTCCCCCGACCACCAACATCAACAATAACATCAACATTAACATTGGCAGCTCCAGCGGTGCCACAGTGAGCCGGCGGCAGCACTGCCCGTACTGCGGGCGCCACTATCGCTCATTAGCACGCCATCTGGAGAAACACCATGCCAACCAGCCTGAGGTCAGAACGGCCATGGAGCTGGCACACCTTCACAGCTCTTCAAACGGCAGCGCCTCACACCCTCAACCCTCGtcgtcctccacctctgctACTCACAGTCATTCCTTTGCTGTCCCACAGCCTTCGGGCTCGAACCCTGCGCcgccctctctcttctccaggGAAAGGGAATCTCCAGCTACTCGCTCGAGCACAGGCGCCGTCTCATTCTCCCTCTCGCTTACCCCGCCTCCTTCGGGTCAGCCCACAGCCGCCAAAAAGGGGCCAAGCTTATCAGCACCTGCAGCAAAACGCGCTGCGCCCCCTATGGTGACCAGGGTTAAGAGTCCATCGCCACCGCCTCCTCCGCCTACTCCCAGGAGGGGTCGgagaatgaagaaagaaaagcaggaggagcagcagaaggtggaggtggagagctCAAGAAGTCAAGAGGAGCTAGTTCCACCTCCCACTCCAGAGCCTGACATAGATCCAGAGGAAGAACTGGAGCTGAGTGCAGAAGGTGAAGATGAACCTGCAGAAGAGAAGAATGGAGAGATTATAAG CACACAAAGACATCACATGTCTccgctgctctcctccctctcttgtctGGTCCTCTACCTCCGCCGCCAGCAGcactcctccttcctttctttaaCCCGCTCTCCTCACTCCGCCGAGGCCTGGCGCCTGCTCTGCCATTCCAGCCTGTCCCTGCTCATCCTCTACAACCGCCACCGCGAATGTGAGGTGGCTAAACTCACTATACAGGACTACCGCAGCCGCGTCACCCCACAGGCCAGCACCATCACCAGCCCCCCCTCCGGCATGGAAGCCCTCTTGTCCCCCTTTGAACGCCAGGTCCTCTCTCAACTCCCGAGGGCCGGCGTTTTAGGCAAGCGCGGTCGCGTCCAGCCGCTTATTCTCCCGCCACACTGTGAGTCCTGCCTGGACCTGCTCCTTCAAACCAGCCCCAATGTTGGTGTGGACCCAGAGAGCCCCTACGTCTTCTCCCGGCCGTACCACTCTCCTGCCACCCCTCTCCGGGGCACGGACCTCCTGAGGAACCTGGCTCGAGCCAGTGGGGCCAAGAACCCCGGAGCGCTGACAGCAACAAGAGCACGACGGCAGGTAGCTATCCTTACCCAGCTGCTACTGTTGGAGGAGGGTGAGGGCCAGGCTGGAGCAACCAAACGCTTGGAGGAGTTCCTGGAGAGAGAGTACCACGTGACCCAGAACTGCTCCGCTATCATTCGTGATCCATCTCTCATGGGCCGGGTGGGTCGTGTTGTTCTTTatggagagagggaaggtgTTCTTTTCAGAGGGATGAGTCTGCAGCACATCTGTCTTGAGTTGgatg TGATGTCTGGGAACTCAGCAGACTCCTTTTCAGAGGATTCTgaggcagaagaagagaaagaggaagtgaaggagaaggTTGAGGTAGTGGTGAAGAAGAAAGGCCCCGGTCGACCGCCGCGGAAGAAGAGGGCGCCCATTCCTTCTCCAGTTAGCCCGTCGATAGCCAACGTCCATAAGAGGCGATGTATTCCACCCAAATCAG GCAAGCGTGGTGTACTGAAGCGTCCCTGGTCGGAGGCGGAGCGTGTAGCAGTGGAGACTCACCTGAAGCGAAACCTCATGGAGCTGCGCGTCCCCGCGAAGGCGGACTGTGAGCGCTGCCTCGAACTCTGTCCTCTGCTGGTGAGCAACCAGCGAGACTGGAGGGCAATCAAGTTTTACGTCCACAACCGCATCCAGCTGCTGAAGAagcaggggaggagggaaaGCGCTGCCGCAGTTTgctag
- the LOC117752116 gene encoding uncharacterized protein LOC117752116 isoform X1 — MRVVRSTGAREVAKGVLMAENVRSPFDYREPPTLDSDGDGSKPPPPRGRVCGRKRKGTPVKVCDRAYVTEDEEEESMSEHSYSPVFSISGEGQYPEGAEDRLPPPGSPYYLPDPAQLCVPELGEEGASGVRGPVLFHPPPNCRIREVHCGTQVRLVVIAIRDIAKGEEITVDYSLTDWGENAMEDEAGPHPLSLSVSDYLTPSWSLSPSSSPLTHSEPSDSDREEDEEEEDDDDDDDDEEEEIEEIRGRMLRRRKKRKLPATVDSKKKNSPPSSREPGRPCSSFSRPAPVTPPVRSQSQSPASTLAPPTTNINNNININIGSSSGATVSRRQHCPYCGRHYRSLARHLEKHHANQPEVRTAMELAHLHSSSNGSASHPQPSSSSTSATHSHSFAVPQPSGSNPAPPSLFSRERESPATRSSTGAVSFSLSLTPPPSGQPTAAKKGPSLSAPAAKRAAPPMVTRVKSPSPPPPPPTPRRGRRMKKEKQEEQQKVEVESSRSQEELVPPPTPEPDIDPEEELELSAEGEDEPAEEKNGEIISTQRHHMSPLLSSLSCLVLYLRRQQHSSFLSLTRSPHSAEAWRLLCHSSLSLLILYNRHRECEVAKLTIQDYRSRVTPQASTITSPPSGMEALLSPFERQVLSQLPRAGVLGKRGRVQPLILPPHCESCLDLLLQTSPNVGVDPESPYVFSRPYHSPATPLRGTDLLRNLARASGAKNPGALTATRARRQVAILTQLLLLEEGEGQAGATKRLEEFLEREYHVTQNCSAIIRDPSLMGRVGRVVLYGEREGVLFRGMSLQHICLELDVMSGNSADSFSEDSEAEEEKEEVKEKVEVVVKKKGPGRPPRKKRAPIPSPVSPSIANVHKRRCIPPKSGKRGVLKRPWSEAERVAVETHLKRNLMELRVPAKADCERCLELCPLLVSNQRDWRAIKFYVHNRIQLLKKQGRRESAAAVC, encoded by the exons ATGCGCGTTGTGCGATCTACCGGAGCGCGAGAGGTAGCGAAGGGAGTCCTAATGGCGGAGAATGTACGCTCGCCTTTTGACTACCGGGAGCCGCCGACCCTCGACAGCGACGGGGATGGGAGCAAGCCGCCGCCACCGCGGGG ccgCGTGTGTGGGAGAAAAAGGAAGGGGACACCTGTGAAGGTGTGCGACCGAGCGTATGTAacagaagatgaggaggaggagagcatgTCAGAACACAGCTACAGCCCTG TCTTCTCCATCTCAGGTGAGGGCCAGTACCCAGAGGGGGCAGAGGACCGGCTCCCTCCACCTGGCAGCCCCTACTACCTGCCCGATCCCGCTCAGCTCTG TGTGCCAGAGTTGGGAGAAGAAGGGGCGAGTGGGGTTCGGGGGCCCGTGCTCTTCCATCCGCCACCCAACTGCCGCATCCGAGAGGTCCACTGTGGGACGCAGGTACGGTTGGTCGTCATAGCGATCCGCGACATCGCCAAAGGGGAGGAGATCACAGTGGACTACAGCCTGACCGACTGGGGAGAGAATGCAATG GAGGATGAGGCTGGCCCCCACCCACTGTCCCTCTCTGTTTCCGATTACCTTACCCCCTCCTGGTCATTATCACCCTCATCCTCCCCACTCACCCACTCTGAACCCAGTGACTCAGATCgcgaggaggacgaagaggaggaagatgacgatgatgacgatgacgatgaagaagaggaaatcgAAGAAATACGGGGCCGAATGCTGCGCCGCCGCAAGAAGCGCAAGCTGCCAGCCACTGTCGattcaaagaagaagaactcacccccctcctccagaGAACCTGGGCGCCCGTGCTCTTCCTTTTCCCGCCCAGCACCTGTCACACCCCCAGTCAGATCCCAGTCCCAGTCACCAGCCAGCACCCTCGCTCCCCCGACCACCAACATCAACAATAACATCAACATTAACATTGGCAGCTCCAGCGGTGCCACAGTGAGCCGGCGGCAGCACTGCCCGTACTGCGGGCGCCACTATCGCTCATTAGCACGCCATCTGGAGAAACACCATGCCAACCAGCCTGAGGTCAGAACGGCCATGGAGCTGGCACACCTTCACAGCTCTTCAAACGGCAGCGCCTCACACCCTCAACCCTCGtcgtcctccacctctgctACTCACAGTCATTCCTTTGCTGTCCCACAGCCTTCGGGCTCGAACCCTGCGCcgccctctctcttctccaggGAAAGGGAATCTCCAGCTACTCGCTCGAGCACAGGCGCCGTCTCATTCTCCCTCTCGCTTACCCCGCCTCCTTCGGGTCAGCCCACAGCCGCCAAAAAGGGGCCAAGCTTATCAGCACCTGCAGCAAAACGCGCTGCGCCCCCTATGGTGACCAGGGTTAAGAGTCCATCGCCACCGCCTCCTCCGCCTACTCCCAGGAGGGGTCGgagaatgaagaaagaaaagcaggaggagcagcagaaggtggaggtggagagctCAAGAAGTCAAGAGGAGCTAGTTCCACCTCCCACTCCAGAGCCTGACATAGATCCAGAGGAAGAACTGGAGCTGAGTGCAGAAGGTGAAGATGAACCTGCAGAAGAGAAGAATGGAGAGATTATAAG CACACAAAGACATCACATGTCTccgctgctctcctccctctcttgtctGGTCCTCTACCTCCGCCGCCAGCAGcactcctccttcctttctttaaCCCGCTCTCCTCACTCCGCCGAGGCCTGGCGCCTGCTCTGCCATTCCAGCCTGTCCCTGCTCATCCTCTACAACCGCCACCGCGAATGTGAGGTGGCTAAACTCACTATACAGGACTACCGCAGCCGCGTCACCCCACAGGCCAGCACCATCACCAGCCCCCCCTCCGGCATGGAAGCCCTCTTGTCCCCCTTTGAACGCCAGGTCCTCTCTCAACTCCCGAGGGCCGGCGTTTTAGGCAAGCGCGGTCGCGTCCAGCCGCTTATTCTCCCGCCACACTGTGAGTCCTGCCTGGACCTGCTCCTTCAAACCAGCCCCAATGTTGGTGTGGACCCAGAGAGCCCCTACGTCTTCTCCCGGCCGTACCACTCTCCTGCCACCCCTCTCCGGGGCACGGACCTCCTGAGGAACCTGGCTCGAGCCAGTGGGGCCAAGAACCCCGGAGCGCTGACAGCAACAAGAGCACGACGGCAGGTAGCTATCCTTACCCAGCTGCTACTGTTGGAGGAGGGTGAGGGCCAGGCTGGAGCAACCAAACGCTTGGAGGAGTTCCTGGAGAGAGAGTACCACGTGACCCAGAACTGCTCCGCTATCATTCGTGATCCATCTCTCATGGGCCGGGTGGGTCGTGTTGTTCTTTatggagagagggaaggtgTTCTTTTCAGAGGGATGAGTCTGCAGCACATCTGTCTTGAGTTGgatg TGATGTCTGGGAACTCAGCAGACTCCTTTTCAGAGGATTCTgaggcagaagaagagaaagaggaagtgaaggagaaggTTGAGGTAGTGGTGAAGAAGAAAGGCCCCGGTCGACCGCCGCGGAAGAAGAGGGCGCCCATTCCTTCTCCAGTTAGCCCGTCGATAGCCAACGTCCATAAGAGGCGATGTATTCCACCCAAATCAG GCAAGCGTGGTGTACTGAAGCGTCCCTGGTCGGAGGCGGAGCGTGTAGCAGTGGAGACTCACCTGAAGCGAAACCTCATGGAGCTGCGCGTCCCCGCGAAGGCGGACTGTGAGCGCTGCCTCGAACTCTGTCCTCTGCTGGTGAGCAACCAGCGAGACTGGAGGGCAATCAAGTTTTACGTCCACAACCGCATCCAGCTGCTGAAGAagcaggggaggagggaaaGCGCTGCCGCAGTTTgctag